In Canis lupus dingo isolate Sandy chromosome 12, ASM325472v2, whole genome shotgun sequence, the following proteins share a genomic window:
- the LOC112641377 gene encoding HLA class II histocompatibility antigen, DQ beta 2 chain-like produces the protein MQTNKVAKLRSKSKTWNPGIFPCWYQGRTFLHGETCCVVSHLIVFSCLLLPSVEPTVTISPSRTEVLNHHNLLVCSVTDFYPGQIKVWWFRNDQEQTAGVVSTPLIRNGDWTFQILVMLEMTPQRGDVYTCHVEHASLQSPITVQWRAQSESAQSKMLSGIGGFVLGLIFLGLGLIIRHRSQKGSRGSPPAGLLH, from the exons ATGCAAACTAATAAGGTGGCCAAGCTGAGATCCAAATCCAAGACTTGGAATCCAGGGATCTTTCCATGCTGGTACCAAGGGAGGACTTTTCTCCATGGGGAGACTTGCTGTGTAGTCTCACATCTCATTGTCTTTTCTTGTCTGTTACTCCCCTCAGTGGAACCGACAGTGACCATCTCCCCATCCAGGACAGAGGTTCTGAACCACCACAATCTGCTGGTCTGCTCAGTGACAGATTTCTATCCAGGCCAGATCAAAGTCTGGTGGTTTCGGAATGACCAGGAGCAGACAGCTGGTGTCGTGTCCACTCCACTTATTAGGAATGGGGACTGGACCTTCCAGATCCTTGTGATGCTGGAGATGACTCCCCAGCGAGGAGATGTCTACACTTGCCATGTGGAGCACGCCAGCCTCCAGAGCCCCATCACAGTGCAGTGGC GGGCACAGTCTGAATCTGCCCAGAGCAAGATGCTGAGTGGCATTGGTGGCTTCGTGCTGGGGCTGATCTTCCTTGGGCTTGGCCTTATCATCCGTCACAGGAGCCAGAAAG GATCTCGGGGGTCTCCACCGGCAG GGCTCCTGCACTGA